The Acidimicrobiales bacterium genomic interval CTCCGCTCGTCGAGGCCCTGGACGACGGTGACGAAGGGGTGGAGGTCGAGCTCGAAGGTGCGGTCGTCGGTCAGCCGGAGGAGGCGCATGGCGTCACGACACCCGGATGCGCTGCACGGACCCGCCGCGCTCGCGATCGGCCGGCTCCTCGGTGGCGGCCCGGCCGGCGGCCGCCGCTCCCGTCACCGCGCGCGCCACGGTCGACACCACCGTCGTGACCGCGGCGGCCGTCCCCGGGTCGCGCACCAGGTCCTCGGCCACGTCGAGCAGGGCCCTGGCCGCGGCGATCAGCTCCAGCACCCCGGCCTGCAGGTGCTCGAGTCCCTCTCGCGCTCGTGCGTCGTCCACTCGTCCTCCCGTCCCGACCCGGGTCGCGGGCCGGCACTCGTCGCCCTAGCGGGGCGCTCCCCCATCCATCGGCCGGTCCGGCCCATCCTCGAACGTCACGGCCAGGCTTCCGTCCTTGAGGCTCGCGCCGGCCACCTCGCGGCGCCGGAGGGTGTCGGGCAGCAGGACCGCCCGGCGGTAGGCGCCGACCCGGACGAGCAGCTCGTCGCCCCGCCGCCCGAGCTCGAGGTCGTCGCGGTCGGCGAAGGGCAGCGGCAGGGTCAGCACCCACCGGTCGCCGCGCCGGTCGACCCGCAGCGGCGTGCCCTCGTGGAGCCGCTCGGCCGGGTCGACGCCGGCGTACAGGCGGGCGGCGAACTCCCGGAGGAGGTCGACGCCGACCAGCTCGGTGTCGGCCAGCTCGGCCCGCAGCACGGGCAGCGGCGCGAACCCCTCTTCGATGGCGGCCAGGTGGAGCGCATGGGTCTTCTTCCAGCGGTCGAACCAGGGGTCGCTGACGGCGTCGGGCAGGAGGCGGTTGGCGACGACGGCGTCGACGGAGTAGCCGAACAGCGCGAGGTAGGTCGCCGTGCGGCGGGCCTCGGCGATCACCATCCGCTCCGGGTTGACGACGAGCCGGACGCTCGTGCGGGCCGGGTCGGTGAGGACGTCACGGATGCCGTCGAGGCGGTCGTAGAAGCGGCGGGTGGCGGCGAACACCTCGTCGCCGGCGACCGGCAGCGACGTCACCCTGGACAGCACGGGCGCCACCACCCGGTTCACCCGCCGGCCGAGCGGGAACAGCCGCTCCATGTACCAGGACAGGACGTCGGGGAGCGACAGGAGGCGCAGGGTCTCCGCGGTCGGCGCGCAGTCGACGACGACGACGTCCCAGTCCCCCGACGTGGCGTAGGCCTTCAGGTCGGCGAGGGCGAAGATCTCGTCGAGGCCGGGCAGCACGGCGAGCTCCTCGGCCTCGATGGCCTCGACGCCGGCCCAGCGGAAGACCTCGGAGAGCCAGGCCTGGATCTCGGCCCACGAGTCCTCCATGCGCTCCTGGGCGTCGAGCTGCTGGCCCCAGAGGTGGTCGGTGATCGGCGTCGCGAGCGAGCCCAGCTCGATGTCGAAGGCGTCGGCCAGCGAGTGGGCCGGGTCGGTGGAGAGGACGATGGTCCGTTGCCCGGCGTCGGCGCAGCGCAGCGCCGTGGCCGCCGCCGTCGTGGTCTTGCCGACGCCGCCCTTGCCGGTGAACAGCAGGACGCGCACCGGCTAGCCGCCGTGGGCGCCGGCGAGCGACTCGACGTGGGCCTTCAGCTCGCGGAGGGCGACGTGGATGATGCGGGCCTCGGCCCGCCGCTTCACGAAGCCGGGGAGCGGGACCACCAGCTCCACGGCCAGGTGGTACACGACGTCGGTGGCGTCCTCGTCCCCCTCGACCGGCGAGAACTCGTAGGCCCCGTCGAGGCGCCGCATGATGTCGCCCTTCACGAGCCGCCACGACAGCCGGTACGGCGCGCCCTCGTAGTCGTAGCAGAGGGTGTACGTCGTGCTCCGGCCCATGGCCGCCGCCCGGTACTCGACCTCGACCCCCCGGCCCTCCTCGTCGCGGGTGACGACCCGCGCCTCCTTCACGTCCCTGGCCCACTCGGGATAGCGCTCGAACCCGGTCGCCACCTCCCAGCACCGCTCAGGGGAGGCGCTGATCGTCGTCCGCTGCGTCGCCTGGTCGGCCATGCCTGCATTGTGGTCGATGGCCGCGGTGGCGGGCTCCGTCCCCGTCCGGTCGTGCGCTTCGCGGCGGCGGGCGGCCGGGTTCCGGGCCGGGGGGCGACGCCCGGCGACGGTCAGCCGGGGTCGGTGGCGCCGAGGGGTGCGCGCCGTCAAGCGGGGTCGGTGGTGCCGAGGGGTTGGCGCCGTCATCCGGGGTCGGTGGTGCCGGGCGGCCGCTCGCTCGTCGAGTCGCCATCGCCCGTCGCGGCCCTTCCCGAGTCCGTGGGCGCTCCCCGATCTGATGCCGCTCCCCCCCGCCGTCGCCGACCCGCAGACGCGGGCCCGCCCGCCGCCGCCTCGCCCTTGCGTCCCGCCGACTGCCCGCCAGCCGCCGCCCCCTCGCCCGCCGCCCGCTGCTGGCCAGGCGCGCCGCCCGACGGTGCGTCCGTTCGGCGGCCCGACGACGAGGCGGCGGTGCGCCGCCCGCCCTTGGGCGAGGGGTTCCGCGCGGGGAAGGTGCCGTACCGGGCGGCCCAGAGCCCGCAGAGCGCGAGGCCGTAGACCGGGGCCAGCACCGAGAACGCCAGGTTCGTGTACGGGCGGATGCTCGCGGCGACGACGGCGACGACGACCTGCGCGAAGAACGACCCGAGCAGCCGGACGCGCACCGGTCGCGGCGCGCTGCCGGCCAGGAAGTAGAGGCCGCCGATGCCGATGGCGTCGGTGCGGCTGCGGTTGACGGCGATGCCGTACGCCCACAGGAACAGCACCGACCCGACGGCCAGCATGGCGACGCCGACGCCCGCGGTCACGACGCCGAGCGTGTCGGCGTCGGCGACCCCGGCGGCGCAGGCGAGGATCAGCACCGCGGTGCCGGCGAACGAGGCGCGGACGATCGCCCCGCCGACGGTCCCCTCCCGCTCAGCCACGGCCGGCCGCCTCGGCGAGCGCCCCGTGCAGCCGCCGCGCCAGGTGGTCGTACGAGAACTCGGCGACGGCCCGCTGGCGCGCTGCGCGCCCGAGCGCCTGCCGCCGGTCGGGGTCGTCGAGCAGCGACGCGAGCGCGTCGGCGACGCGCTCGACGTCGGCCGGCCGGCGAACGACGATGCCCGTCTCGCCGTCGGCGACGGCCTCCGCCGCGCCACCGCTGTCGCCCGCGACCTGGGGCACACCACACGCCGCCGCCTCGAGGAACACGATGCCGAAGCCCTCCTGCTCCAGGCCGCCCCACCGGTTGCGGCACAGCATGGCGAACACGTCACCCATGCCGTAGACGGCGGGGAGGCGGTCGTCCGGAACGCGACCGAGGAACCGCACGGGCGCGCCCGTCGAGGCCGCCAGTCGCTCGAGCCGGCCCTGGTCCCGCCCGCTGCCGGCGATGGCGACCGAGAGGTCCGGACGGTCGGCCGTCAATCGGGCCGCGGCCCGGACGAGGACGTCCATTCCCTTGCGCGGCACGAGCCGGCTGACGCTGGTGACCAGACGGCCGTCGGGCGGGAGGCCCATGGCCCGCCGGGCCTCGGCGCGGGCCGGCCCGTCGAGCGGTCGGAACCGGTCGACGTCGGTGCCGGGAGGCACGACTGTCGTCGCCAACGATCGGCCGGCGGCGCGCTCCGCCTCCGCGGCCGGGTACCCGCCTGCGGCGACGACGTGGGTCGCCCCGCGCAGCACCCGGGCCAGCAGCGGCCGCGTCGCCGGCAGGCGACCGGGGACCGTCACCTCCGCCCCGTGCACGACGACGGCGTAGGGGACCGACAGTCGCGGCCCGAGGAGCCCGACCGGCAACGCGGGGTCGAGCACGACGAGACCGGCCGAGCGGTCGTGGGCGAGGGCCTCGATCCGGCGGAGGAGCCCGCTCGTCGGCCACAGGACTCGCTCGCGTGTCCGCACGACCCCGAAGGGCTGGGCGGCGTCGAACTCGGCGGCACCCGGGTGAGGGGTCGTGAGCACCGTGAACTCGTCGGGCGGCAGCCGGCGCCACAGCTCCCAGAGGTACGACTGGATCCCACCGACCTTCGGCGGGAAGTCGTTGGTGACGAGCAGGTGGTGCACCGTCAGCGAGCGGCGGCAACGGCGACGGCAGGAGGCGCCGATGCCGCCAGCTCGTCACGCACCAACGGGTCGTCGTCGTCGTCGACGGCGTCGACCAGGTCGTGCCGGCCGAGGCGGCGGGCCGCCCACACGGCGTGGGCACGGAGGAGCGGATCGGCCGACCCCAGGTACCGCCGAACGGTCTCGACCGTCGGCGCGTGGTCGCCCCGCCCGGCGTTTCCCAGGGCGACGAGCGCGTTGCGGCGGAGGTACCGCGGCTGGCGACGCGGGACGTACCACCGCCCGTGGCGCGCCATGAGCGCGTCGTCGTCGGCGGCGAGGAGCGCGACGAGGTCGACCTCCGGCGTCGCCCCCGCCGGCGCCGGTGCCGCTGCGACGCGACGCTCCTCCACCCGGTTCGGCGGGCACACCTCCTGGCACTCGTCGCACCCGTAGATCCGGTCGCCGAGCGCCACCCGGTGCTCGCGTGGGAACACCCCGTCGGCCTGGACCAGCCAGGCGAGG includes:
- a CDS encoding glycosyltransferase family 4 protein → MHHLLVTNDFPPKVGGIQSYLWELWRRLPPDEFTVLTTPHPGAAEFDAAQPFGVVRTRERVLWPTSGLLRRIEALAHDRSAGLVVLDPALPVGLLGPRLSVPYAVVVHGAEVTVPGRLPATRPLLARVLRGATHVVAAGGYPAAEAERAAGRSLATTVVPPGTDVDRFRPLDGPARAEARRAMGLPPDGRLVTSVSRLVPRKGMDVLVRAAARLTADRPDLSVAIAGSGRDQGRLERLAASTGAPVRFLGRVPDDRLPAVYGMGDVFAMLCRNRWGGLEQEGFGIVFLEAAACGVPQVAGDSGGAAEAVADGETGIVVRRPADVERVADALASLLDDPDRRQALGRAARQRAVAEFSYDHLARRLHGALAEAAGRG
- a CDS encoding TRC40/GET3/ArsA family transport-energizing ATPase, whose translation is MRVLLFTGKGGVGKTTTAAATALRCADAGQRTIVLSTDPAHSLADAFDIELGSLATPITDHLWGQQLDAQERMEDSWAEIQAWLSEVFRWAGVEAIEAEELAVLPGLDEIFALADLKAYATSGDWDVVVVDCAPTAETLRLLSLPDVLSWYMERLFPLGRRVNRVVAPVLSRVTSLPVAGDEVFAATRRFYDRLDGIRDVLTDPARTSVRLVVNPERMVIAEARRTATYLALFGYSVDAVVANRLLPDAVSDPWFDRWKKTHALHLAAIEEGFAPLPVLRAELADTELVGVDLLREFAARLYAGVDPAERLHEGTPLRVDRRGDRWVLTLPLPFADRDDLELGRRGDELLVRVGAYRRAVLLPDTLRRREVAGASLKDGSLAVTFEDGPDRPMDGGAPR
- a CDS encoding SRPBCC family protein; this translates as MADQATQRTTISASPERCWEVATGFERYPEWARDVKEARVVTRDEEGRGVEVEYRAAAMGRSTTYTLCYDYEGAPYRLSWRLVKGDIMRRLDGAYEFSPVEGDEDATDVVYHLAVELVVPLPGFVKRRAEARIIHVALRELKAHVESLAGAHGG